A genomic stretch from Candidatus Hydrogenedentota bacterium includes:
- a CDS encoding Gldg family protein, whose protein sequence is MNNIKAIMRRDLGAYFTSPVGYIFMMVFVTISVGLYITSFFSFPMADMRPYFDNLPLLLCVFMPAVTMRVWAEERKENTWEMLLTFPMEARELVLGKFFAAFIFFALTLLSTVTVPAMLISLGKPDLGAIFGGYFGTLLLGGFFLSMGIFFSGFFKDQIVAFAVTLLTCFSFFLVGTSFIASYIDDRMPGLGSLLSDLLGLFGHYGPFTRGVIDLADVVYFLVWTAVFLVLNVMYIDGRNRPGARAIFTGSLVMSVAIGLLFNFLMAGTSLLRFDLTQDKIYTISQASKNILSELDTPVQLNLYITPQSEMPTGMKELEQDIKDKLEEMRVASGGKLEYKTIPMNVANAMADPEKIAGPDGEEKKEEGEKTEDEAIEKRMLEKGVQPFNVQAMSKDEVTSKLVYSSIGVGYKDKAEEIIPQIVPQSLEELEYRLVSTVHKMTREKQPVVALVAPKEAVNIDPQMKQILMQMGQPIPESEDPYEYLQQVLEYEKYTVERVELTKESPLPAEYDTLAVINPRSLNERQRWEINRAIQSGKSVIIAVQNYEWDYQPTARGLSVNKREENPGINELLEKYGLGVSKDILMDTNKVPLSIQAGGNSLQDLLRGPQQINLPMHILVNSSSMAQDTAITNRLSSIFYLWGTALDINEEKLKEHNLEAKVVMSSSESAWEVPAADPITATTFEEPANAERKAFPLMAVVKGQFPDAFAGAERPAWPKADPQSQFGQPPVPEDDAPEEPAAAVEPKPGQLVLLGCSETFRKNFLQDANLDLFLNSVDAVTLNENLALVRGRKPVNRVIDRPSDGTKSFWRVINYGLANVVIAGTGIVFLVNRRRTRNAYTMSHLNG, encoded by the coding sequence ATGAATAACATTAAAGCCATTATGCGCCGCGACCTTGGCGCGTACTTTACTTCCCCCGTCGGCTATATCTTCATGATGGTCTTCGTCACCATCAGCGTGGGGCTCTACATAACCTCCTTCTTCTCCTTCCCCATGGCCGACATGCGGCCCTATTTCGACAATCTTCCGTTGCTTCTCTGCGTGTTCATGCCCGCCGTTACCATGCGGGTATGGGCCGAAGAGCGCAAGGAAAACACCTGGGAAATGCTCCTCACCTTCCCCATGGAAGCGCGGGAGCTCGTGCTGGGCAAGTTCTTCGCCGCGTTCATCTTCTTCGCGCTGACCCTGCTCAGCACGGTGACGGTCCCGGCCATGCTGATCTCCCTGGGCAAGCCCGATCTCGGCGCCATCTTCGGCGGCTACTTCGGCACCCTGCTCCTGGGCGGTTTCTTCCTGTCCATGGGTATTTTCTTCTCGGGCTTTTTCAAGGACCAGATCGTAGCCTTCGCGGTCACGCTGCTGACCTGCTTCAGCTTCTTCCTGGTGGGCACCTCCTTCATCGCTTCCTACATCGATGACCGCATGCCCGGCCTCGGCTCGCTCCTGTCCGATCTCCTCGGGCTCTTCGGCCACTACGGTCCCTTCACACGCGGGGTAATCGATCTGGCGGACGTGGTCTATTTCCTCGTTTGGACCGCTGTGTTCCTCGTGCTCAACGTCATGTATATCGATGGGCGCAATCGCCCCGGCGCCCGGGCCATCTTCACCGGTTCGCTGGTGATGAGCGTCGCCATCGGCCTGCTCTTTAACTTCCTGATGGCCGGCACCAGCCTGCTGCGCTTCGACCTGACGCAGGACAAAATCTACACCATCTCGCAGGCCTCGAAGAACATCCTCTCCGAGCTGGATACCCCGGTTCAGTTGAACCTGTACATCACGCCCCAGTCCGAAATGCCCACGGGCATGAAGGAACTCGAGCAGGACATCAAGGATAAGCTCGAAGAGATGCGCGTGGCCTCCGGCGGCAAGCTGGAGTACAAGACCATCCCCATGAACGTCGCCAACGCCATGGCCGATCCCGAAAAGATCGCGGGGCCGGACGGCGAAGAGAAGAAAGAAGAAGGGGAGAAGACCGAAGACGAAGCTATCGAAAAGCGCATGCTTGAAAAGGGTGTTCAGCCCTTCAACGTCCAGGCCATGAGCAAGGACGAAGTGACGAGCAAGCTGGTCTATTCCAGCATCGGCGTGGGCTACAAGGACAAGGCGGAAGAGATCATTCCGCAGATCGTGCCCCAGAGCCTGGAAGAACTGGAGTACCGCCTGGTCAGCACCGTCCACAAGATGACCCGTGAAAAACAGCCGGTGGTCGCCCTGGTCGCGCCGAAAGAAGCGGTCAATATCGATCCCCAGATGAAGCAGATCCTCATGCAGATGGGGCAGCCGATTCCCGAGAGCGAAGATCCCTATGAATACCTCCAGCAGGTGCTGGAATATGAAAAGTACACCGTCGAGCGCGTGGAGCTGACCAAGGAAAGCCCCCTGCCCGCGGAGTACGACACCCTGGCCGTGATCAATCCCCGCAGCCTCAATGAGCGCCAGCGCTGGGAGATCAATCGCGCGATCCAGAGCGGCAAGTCCGTTATCATCGCCGTGCAGAACTACGAGTGGGACTACCAGCCCACGGCGCGCGGCCTGAGCGTGAACAAGCGCGAAGAGAATCCCGGCATCAACGAACTGCTGGAGAAATACGGTCTGGGCGTCAGCAAGGACATCCTGATGGACACCAACAAGGTGCCCCTCTCCATTCAGGCGGGCGGCAATTCCCTGCAGGATCTCCTGCGAGGACCGCAGCAGATCAATCTGCCCATGCACATTCTCGTGAACAGCAGTTCCATGGCGCAGGACACGGCCATCACCAACCGCCTTTCCTCCATCTTCTACCTCTGGGGCACCGCCCTCGATATCAACGAGGAAAAGTTGAAAGAGCATAACCTCGAGGCCAAGGTGGTCATGAGCTCCAGTGAGAGTGCCTGGGAGGTGCCCGCCGCCGACCCCATCACGGCGACCACCTTCGAAGAACCGGCCAACGCCGAGCGCAAGGCCTTCCCGTTGATGGCGGTGGTGAAGGGTCAGTTCCCCGACGCCTTTGCCGGTGCGGAACGTCCCGCTTGGCCCAAGGCCGATCCCCAGAGCCAGTTCGGCCAGCCGCCTGTGCCGGAGGATGACGCGCCCGAAGAACCCGCGGCTGCCGTCGAGCCGAAGCCCGGCCAGTTGGTACTGCTTGGCTGCTCGGAAACCTTCCGTAAGAACTTCCTGCAGGATGCCAACCTGGATCTGTTCCTCAACAGTGTCGACGCCGTCACACTGAACGAGAACCTGGCCCTGGTGCGCGGCCGCAAGCCGGTCAACCGGGTTATCGACCGCCCGTCGGACGGCACCAAGTCCTTCTGGCGCGTGATCAACTATGGTCTGGCCAACGTGGTTATCGCCGGCACGGGTATCGTCTTCCTGGTGAACCGCCGCCGCACCCGCAATGCCTACACCATGTCGCACCTGAACGGATAA
- a CDS encoding ATP-binding cassette domain-containing protein, with product MIKANGLTMHYGPVRALNDVSFEVNRGEVVGLLGPNGAGKSTTMKILTTYLYPSGGSAIVAGVDVLKDPVAVRKKIGYLPEVLPLYMDMEVKTYLDFVGSARGLSGDKLKERVNVVLDVTGLRPMYRKVIRELSKGYKQRTGIAQALIHDPEVVILDEPTSGLDPHQILEIRALISDLAKEKTVILSTHILHEVETTADRIVIINRGQIVGDGTLDELRHKAKDNERTAFSVEGNRDEILPKLKKLDGITHVDSIGEEGGCPSFLLFSKTGVSPWREINNLAQAEKWQVKQLGDKPLTLEETFLTLTEKAAKAAN from the coding sequence ATGATCAAGGCAAATGGACTGACGATGCATTATGGGCCGGTGCGGGCCCTCAATGACGTCTCGTTCGAGGTGAACCGCGGCGAGGTCGTCGGTTTGCTGGGGCCCAACGGCGCCGGCAAGTCCACCACGATGAAAATTCTCACCACCTATTTGTACCCCAGCGGCGGCAGCGCCATTGTGGCCGGCGTGGATGTCCTGAAGGATCCCGTGGCGGTGCGCAAGAAAATCGGGTACCTTCCCGAAGTGCTTCCTCTCTATATGGACATGGAGGTGAAAACCTACCTGGACTTCGTGGGCAGCGCCCGCGGCCTCTCGGGCGACAAGCTCAAGGAGCGGGTCAATGTGGTGCTCGACGTGACCGGCCTGCGCCCCATGTACCGCAAGGTCATCCGCGAGCTGTCCAAAGGTTACAAGCAGCGTACTGGTATCGCCCAGGCCCTGATCCATGACCCCGAAGTCGTCATCCTCGACGAGCCCACCTCCGGCCTGGACCCCCACCAGATCCTGGAGATTCGCGCGCTCATCAGCGATCTTGCCAAAGAGAAGACGGTTATCCTCTCCACCCACATCCTTCATGAAGTGGAAACCACCGCGGACCGCATCGTCATTATCAACCGCGGCCAGATCGTGGGCGACGGCACGCTCGACGAACTGCGCCACAAGGCCAAGGACAACGAGCGGACGGCGTTTTCCGTCGAAGGCAACCGCGACGAGATCCTGCCCAAGCTCAAGAAGCTCGACGGCATCACCCACGTGGACAGCATCGGGGAAGAAGGCGGTTGTCCTTCCTTCCTGCTCTTCTCCAAGACGGGCGTGAGCCCCTGGCGCGAGATCAACAATCTGGCCCAGGCGGAAAAGTGGCAGGTGAAACAATTGGGCGACAAGCCCCTCACCCTCGAGGAAACCTTCCTCACCTTGACCGAAAAAGCGGCCAAGGCGGCTAACTGA